Proteins found in one Mytilus edulis chromosome 2, xbMytEdul2.2, whole genome shotgun sequence genomic segment:
- the LOC139512802 gene encoding E3 ubiquitin-protein ligase TRIM33-like: protein METELKPLIHCGLCKTTLKDPRNLPCLHTFCRSCIDDDIKKRNKSETSRTYYCPICSRVTKFQNDVTMKHWGEHLPKNKLASNVIDGYNLKTGKVNCKPCNRKQKSAPATQWCIKCKEPLCDACVESHSSFKTTMGHEITDLAKLKNQPLKELLIPPLCEEHQEDLDHYCYDHKEFVCNSCKASTHRSCKSVFLVSVHAERIRNDSKTLSHSLGQHERNAKILLENRESEKEMLEVTKSKLKEQIMSVRGKINDILTKYENQCLKEVDDICLKEKQVLDTDVQGVQGIYNTSHNMHSVLKAASKHANDVHFIQWQNKIEKEAQMLNDMIFDIHEPLTSSRVTFTINDDLEKITKSLRNLGDLSIKKENVNLITGLGKVQELMQENKNEYQDNVSMLSYQLPLQQFSVETKTDEHASFITGMVMLPNNILVCADKNNSKLKVFDAEFQIQNEHELEFSPFDVTIVGKNKVAATIPSQSVISIFSIGSSIQLKKTIATKDSCYGIAYANKRFAYTCPFAKDTCVKMITDNGEAIMTICPEVNFQSLFLRPWYVKFDNSGTHLYVSDCHRAQIYCCVGTTLRRFVYSHDRLNAPRGLVMRKNDDFFVVGWGSDNIHFIDHNGRFIREVVNRWNGSFSPQTVCLTSNEDSLIVSLDPTSCNSNTLLVFELPEEGF from the coding sequence ATGGAAACTGAACTGAAGCCTTTAATTCACTGTGGACTATGCAAAACAACTTTAAAAGATCCAAGAAATCTTCCATGTCTTCATACTTTTTGTCGCTCGTGTATTGATGATGATATAAAGAAGCGAAATAAATCGGAAACAAGTCGTACGTACTATTGTCCAATATGTTCCAGGGTGACTAAGTTCCAAAATGACGTAACAATGAAACATTGGGGTGAACATTTACCCAAAAATAAACTGGCATCAAATGTAATTGATGGCTACAATCTTAAGACGGGAAAAGTCAACTGTAAACCATGTAACCGGAAGCAGAAGTCAGCACCCGCAACTCAGTGGTGTATCAAATGCAAAGAACCACTTTGCGATGCGTGCGTTGAATCACACAGTTCTTTCAAAACAACCATGGGCCATGAGATAACCGATCtagcaaaattaaaaaatcaaccGTTAAAAGAACTGCTAATTCCTCCTCTTTGTGAGGAACACCAAGAAGACTTAGATCATTATTGTTATGACCACAAGGAATTTGTTTGCAATTCTTGTAAAGCTTCCACTCATCGTTCTTGTAAATCAGTTTTCCTGGTATCAGTGCATGCAGAACGAATCCGTAATGACAGTAAAACGTTATCACACTCGCTAGGACAACACGAAAGAAACGCGAAAATACTCTTAGAAAATCGTGAAAGCGAAAAAGAAATGCTTGAAgttacaaaatcaaaattaaaagaacaGATTATGTCTGTAAGGGGGAAAATTAATGATATTCtaacaaaatatgaaaaccaaTGTTTGAAAGAAGTGGATGATATATGTTTAAAGGAGAAACAAGTCCTGGATACTGATGTACAGGGTGTCCAGGGAATTTATAACACGTCACACAACATGCACAGTGTTTTGAAAGCAGCTTCTAAACATGCAAATGATGTCCATTTCATACAATGGCAAAACAAGATTGAGAAAGAAGCACAAATGTTGAACGACATGATTTTTGATATTCATGAGCCCCTGACCAGTTCACGGGTAACTTTCACTATAAATGATGatcttgaaaaaataacaaagtCTCTCCGTAACTTGGGCGATTTaagtattaaaaaagaaaacGTAAATCTTATAACTGGATTAGGAAAAGTACAGGAATTGATGCAAGAAAACAAGAATGAGTACCAAGATAATGTGTCGATGTTATCTTATCAACTGCCATTGCAACAATTTTCGGTGGAAACCAAAACTGATGAACATGCAAGCTTTATTACTGGAATGGTAATGCTACCGAACAATATTCTGGTTTGTGCAGACAAAAATAACTCAAAACTGAAAGTATTTGATGCAGAATTCCAAATTCAAAATGAACATGAACTAGAGTTTTCTCCATTTGATGTTACTATTGTAGGTAAAAACAAAGTAGCTGCTACAATACCATCACAATCCGTAATTTCAATTTTCAGCATAGGTTCTTCGATACAGTTGAAGAAAACAATTGCCACTAAAGATAGCTGTTATGGTATAGCCTATGCAAACAAACGATTCGCATACACATGTCCGTTTGCGAAGGACACATGTGTAAAAATGATAACTGACAATGGTGAAGCAATAATGACAATATGTCCAGAGGTAAATTTCCAATCACTGTTTTTGAGACCGTGGTATGTAAAGTTTGATAATAGTGGAACACATTTGTATGTCTCGGACTGTCACCGTGCCCAGATTTATTGTTGTGTCGGTACTACACTTCGTCGGTTTGTCTATTCTCACGATCGGTTGAACGCACCAAGAGGTTTAGTTATGAGAAAAAATGACGATTTTTTTGTAGTTGGATGGGGATCGGACAACATTCATTTCATAGACCACAACGGACGTTTTATAAGGGAAGTTGTTAATCGATGGAATGGTTCGTTTAGTCCTCAAACAGTATGTTTGACTTCAAATGAAGATAGCTTGATAGTGTCTTTAGACCCAACTAGCTGTAACAGTAATACACTTTTAGTCTTCGAACTTCCAGAGGAAgggttttaa